In Streptomyces sp. NBC_01707, a genomic segment contains:
- a CDS encoding Trm112 family protein — protein sequence MPLEAGLLEILACPACHSPLDDRSAADSPELVCTGTDCGLAYPVRDGIPVLLVDEARRPA from the coding sequence ATGCCGCTCGAAGCCGGCCTTCTGGAGATCCTCGCTTGCCCGGCCTGCCACTCCCCGCTCGACGACCGGTCGGCAGCCGACAGCCCCGAGCTGGTCTGCACCGGCACGGACTGCGGCCTGGCCTACCCGGTACGGGACGGCATCCCCGTACTCCTGGTCGACGAGGCCCGCCGCCCCGCGTAG
- the ahcY gene encoding adenosylhomocysteinase: MTTVANRQDFKVADLSLAEFGRKEITLAEHEMPGLMSIRKEYAAAQPLAGARITGSLHMTVQTAVLIETLVALGAEVRWASCNIFSTQDHAAAAIAVGPNGTPDAPAGVPVFAWKGETLEEYWWCTEQALTWPNTPTGGPNMILDDGGDATLLVHKGVEFEKAGAAPDPSTADSEEYGHILTLLNRTLGESPQKWTQLASEIRGVTEETTTGVHRLYEMHRDGTLLFPAINVNDAVTKSKFDNKYGCRHSLIDGINRATDVLIGGKTAVVCGYGDVGKGCAESLRGQGARVIITEIDPICALQAAMDGYQVATLDDVVAQADIFVTTTGNKDIIMAADMAKMKHQAIVGNIGHFDNEIDMAGLAKIEGIVKDEVKPQVHTWTFPDGKVIIVLSEGRLLNLGNATGHPSFVMSNSFADQTLAQIELFTKPEEYPTDVYVLPKHLDEKVARLHLAALGVKLTTLRPEQAAYIGVEVEGPYKPDHYRY, encoded by the coding sequence ATGACGACGGTCGCCAATCGACAGGACTTCAAGGTCGCCGACCTCTCCCTCGCGGAGTTCGGCCGCAAGGAGATCACGCTCGCCGAGCACGAGATGCCCGGCCTGATGTCGATCCGCAAGGAGTACGCCGCCGCGCAGCCGCTCGCCGGCGCCCGCATCACCGGCTCGCTGCACATGACCGTGCAGACCGCCGTGCTGATCGAGACCCTGGTCGCCCTCGGCGCCGAGGTCCGCTGGGCCTCCTGCAACATCTTCTCCACCCAGGACCACGCCGCCGCAGCCATCGCCGTCGGTCCGAACGGCACCCCGGACGCCCCCGCGGGCGTCCCGGTCTTCGCCTGGAAGGGCGAGACGCTCGAAGAGTACTGGTGGTGCACGGAGCAGGCCCTGACCTGGCCGAACACCCCCACCGGCGGCCCGAACATGATCCTCGACGACGGTGGTGACGCCACCCTCCTCGTCCACAAGGGCGTCGAGTTCGAGAAGGCCGGCGCGGCCCCGGACCCGTCGACCGCGGACAGCGAGGAGTACGGCCACATCCTCACCCTGCTGAACCGCACCCTCGGCGAGTCCCCGCAGAAGTGGACCCAGCTGGCGTCCGAGATCCGCGGCGTCACCGAAGAGACCACGACCGGTGTGCACCGTCTGTACGAGATGCACCGCGACGGCACGCTTCTCTTCCCGGCGATCAACGTCAATGACGCCGTCACCAAGTCCAAGTTCGACAACAAGTACGGCTGCCGCCACTCCCTGATCGACGGCATCAACCGCGCCACCGACGTCCTCATCGGCGGCAAGACCGCCGTCGTCTGCGGCTACGGCGACGTGGGCAAGGGTTGCGCGGAGTCCCTGCGCGGCCAGGGCGCCCGCGTCATCATCACCGAGATCGACCCGATCTGCGCCCTGCAGGCGGCGATGGACGGCTACCAGGTCGCCACGCTCGACGACGTCGTCGCCCAGGCCGACATCTTCGTCACCACGACGGGCAACAAGGACATCATCATGGCCGCCGACATGGCCAAGATGAAGCACCAGGCGATCGTCGGGAACATCGGCCACTTCGACAACGAGATCGACATGGCCGGCCTCGCCAAGATCGAGGGCATCGTCAAGGACGAGGTCAAGCCGCAGGTCCACACCTGGACGTTCCCCGACGGCAAGGTCATCATCGTGCTGTCCGAGGGCCGCCTGCTGAACCTGGGCAACGCCACCGGCCACCCCTCGTTCGTGATGTCCAACTCGTTCGCGGACCAGACCCTGGCCCAGATCGAGCTGTTCACCAAGCCCGAGGAGTACCCGACCGACGTCTACGTGCTGCCCAAGCACCTCGACGAGAAGGTCGCCCGCCTCCACCTCGCCGCGCTCGGCGTGAAGCTCACGACGCTCCGCCCCGAGCAGGCCGCGTACATCGGCGTCGAGGTCGAAGGCCCGTACAAGCCCGACCACTACCGCTACTGA
- the manA gene encoding mannose-6-phosphate isomerase, class I — translation MDRLSNTVRPYAWGSTTAIPELLGVAPTGEPQAEMWMGAHPGAPSRLTRISGASGAPTEQPLTDIIAAGPERELGPAAVEKFGPRLPFLLKLLAAGAPLSLQVHPDLEQAKKGYEDEERRSVPIDAPHRTYKDTNHKPELICALTPFEGLCGFRRPTEAAQAMAALGVDSLKPYVDLLGAHPEEAALREVLTAILTADPVEMAETVTAAAAAAERLGGAHAPYARIAHHFPGDPGVIAAMLLNYVQLQPGEALFLGAGVPHAYLGGLGVEIMANSDNVLRCGLTPKHIDVPELLRIVRFEATDPGILRPEASPSGEELYETPVDEFRLSRFDLSPGAAPVDLTRPTPQILLCTAGAPRVGTLDLTPGASVFVPSGETVEASGTGTLFRATVVA, via the coding sequence ATGGACCGGCTCTCCAACACCGTGCGCCCTTACGCCTGGGGCTCCACCACCGCCATTCCCGAGCTGCTCGGCGTCGCCCCGACCGGCGAGCCCCAAGCCGAGATGTGGATGGGCGCCCACCCCGGAGCGCCTTCCCGTCTCACCCGCATATCCGGCGCCTCGGGAGCCCCCACCGAGCAGCCCCTCACCGACATCATCGCCGCCGGCCCGGAGCGCGAGCTGGGCCCGGCCGCCGTCGAGAAGTTCGGCCCCCGCCTCCCCTTCCTCCTCAAGCTGCTCGCCGCAGGCGCCCCCCTCTCCCTCCAGGTCCACCCAGACCTCGAGCAGGCCAAGAAGGGGTACGAGGACGAGGAGCGCCGGTCCGTCCCGATCGACGCGCCCCACCGCACGTACAAGGACACCAACCACAAGCCCGAACTGATCTGCGCGCTCACCCCCTTCGAAGGCCTCTGTGGTTTCCGCAGGCCCACCGAGGCGGCGCAGGCGATGGCGGCACTCGGCGTCGACTCCCTCAAGCCGTACGTCGATCTCCTCGGTGCCCACCCCGAAGAGGCGGCCCTGCGCGAGGTGCTCACGGCGATCCTCACCGCGGACCCCGTCGAGATGGCCGAGACGGTGACTGCCGCGGCCGCCGCCGCCGAACGCCTCGGCGGCGCCCACGCCCCGTACGCCCGCATCGCGCACCACTTCCCAGGCGACCCGGGCGTCATCGCGGCGATGCTGCTGAACTACGTACAACTCCAGCCCGGTGAGGCCCTGTTCCTCGGTGCGGGTGTCCCGCACGCCTACCTCGGCGGCCTCGGCGTCGAGATCATGGCGAACTCGGACAACGTGCTGCGCTGCGGACTGACGCCCAAGCACATCGACGTCCCCGAACTGCTGCGCATCGTCCGCTTCGAGGCGACCGACCCCGGCATCCTGCGCCCTGAGGCGTCCCCTTCCGGCGAGGAGCTGTACGAGACCCCGGTCGACGAGTTCCGGCTGTCGCGTTTCGACCTCTCGCCCGGCGCCGCCCCCGTCGACCTGACCAGGCCCACCCCGCAGATCCTGCTCTGCACCGCGGGTGCACCCCGCGTCGGCACCCTCGATCTCACACCCGGCGCCTCGGTCTTCGTACCGTCGGGCGAAACGGTCGAAGCGTCCGGTACCGGCACTCTGTTCCGCGCCACAGTGGTGGCCTGA
- a CDS encoding SIS domain-containing protein has protein sequence MLDESLLDAPEALARADRRGLLRGAAEAGARVRTAARHAAEAGITELAPEGRPRAVLVAGSGTAASGVADLIGALAGASAPVTRIHPTGVAPAAGAMRWTLPGWAGSVDLLLIVTADGSEPGLALLAEQAYRRGCTVVAVAPRQSPLREAVDGAHGLVVPMASAPHGEYDAETSAAGPGTLWALFTPLLALLDRVGLITAPAETLQSVADRLDRTAERCGPAIATYSNPAKTLAAELADSLPLVWTEGDAAGPVGRRFAAVLAELSGRPALAAELPEALPAHGALLAGSFAAGADPDDFFRDRVDEAEALHARVVLLRDRPAGGLSAAPAARELALGHDTAVSELEPDEGSELEALAELLAVTDFAAVYLALASGAHA, from the coding sequence ATGCTCGACGAGTCGTTGCTCGACGCCCCGGAAGCCCTGGCCCGAGCCGACCGCCGCGGTCTGCTCCGCGGCGCCGCCGAGGCCGGGGCGCGCGTCCGTACCGCTGCCCGGCACGCGGCGGAGGCCGGCATCACCGAGCTGGCCCCGGAGGGCCGCCCGCGGGCCGTCCTGGTCGCAGGCTCCGGCACCGCCGCATCCGGCGTCGCCGATCTGATCGGCGCGCTGGCGGGAGCCTCCGCACCCGTCACCCGTATCCACCCCACGGGCGTCGCACCTGCCGCGGGCGCCATGCGCTGGACGCTGCCCGGCTGGGCCGGCTCCGTCGACCTGCTGCTGATCGTCACGGCGGACGGCTCCGAGCCGGGCCTCGCCCTGCTCGCCGAACAGGCCTACCGGCGCGGCTGCACGGTCGTCGCCGTCGCCCCCCGTCAGTCCCCGTTGCGTGAAGCGGTCGACGGGGCGCACGGCCTCGTCGTGCCGATGGCGTCCGCCCCGCACGGCGAGTACGACGCCGAGACGTCGGCCGCCGGACCCGGCACGCTCTGGGCCCTGTTCACGCCGCTCCTCGCGCTGCTCGACCGGGTCGGCCTGATCACCGCACCCGCCGAGACGCTCCAGAGCGTCGCCGACCGCCTGGACCGCACCGCGGAACGCTGCGGCCCGGCCATCGCCACGTACAGCAACCCGGCCAAGACGCTCGCCGCCGAGCTCGCCGACAGCCTGCCGCTTGTATGGACGGAAGGCGACGCCGCGGGGCCGGTCGGGCGCCGGTTCGCCGCTGTCCTCGCCGAGCTGTCGGGCCGCCCGGCCCTCGCCGCCGAACTCCCCGAGGCCCTTCCCGCCCATGGGGCGCTGCTGGCCGGATCCTTCGCCGCCGGGGCCGACCCCGACGACTTCTTCCGTGACCGGGTCGACGAGGCGGAGGCCCTGCACGCCCGGGTCGTCCTGCTCCGCGACCGGCCCGCGGGCGGTCTGAGTGCCGCCCCCGCCGCCCGCGAACTGGCCCTCGGCCACGACACGGCGGTCAGTGAACTCGAACCGGACGAGGGCAGCGAGCTCGAAGCCCTCGCCGAGCTCCTCGCGGTCACCGACTTCGCCGCCGTCTACCTGGCACTGGCCTCGGGAGCCCACGCCTGA
- a CDS encoding cation diffusion facilitator family transporter, with protein sequence MSASGGTKAIVAALAANLAIAVAKFVAFLFSGSSSMLAESVHSVADSGNQGLLLLGGKKSQREATPQHPFGYGRERYIYAFLVSIVLFSVGGMFAVYEGYEKILHPHELEAWYWPVGVLVFAIIAEGFSFRTAIKESNESRGELTWTQFVRRAKAPELPVVLLEDLGALVGLVLALFGVGLTLATGDGVWDGIGTLCIGILLIGIAIVLAAETKSLLLGEAAGADQVEKIKAAVVDGETVTRIIHMRTLHLGPEELLVAAKIAVEHDDTAAEVANAINAAESRIREAVPIARVIYLEPDIFNEAAAATGSNPAKAPDAPETL encoded by the coding sequence ATGAGTGCGTCAGGCGGAACCAAGGCGATCGTGGCGGCACTCGCCGCCAACCTCGCGATCGCAGTGGCCAAATTCGTGGCGTTCCTGTTCAGTGGCTCGTCATCGATGCTCGCGGAGAGCGTCCACTCGGTGGCCGACTCGGGCAACCAGGGGTTGCTGCTGCTCGGCGGCAAGAAGTCCCAGCGCGAAGCCACCCCCCAGCACCCCTTCGGCTACGGGCGCGAGCGGTACATCTACGCCTTCCTCGTCTCCATCGTCCTGTTCTCGGTCGGTGGCATGTTCGCGGTCTACGAGGGCTACGAGAAGATCCTGCACCCGCACGAGCTCGAGGCCTGGTACTGGCCGGTCGGCGTGCTGGTCTTCGCGATCATCGCCGAGGGCTTCTCCTTCCGGACCGCCATCAAGGAGTCCAACGAGAGCCGCGGCGAGCTCACCTGGACCCAGTTCGTCCGCCGGGCCAAGGCCCCCGAGCTCCCGGTCGTCCTCCTGGAGGACCTCGGCGCGCTGGTCGGTCTGGTGCTCGCCCTGTTCGGTGTGGGCCTGACCCTGGCGACCGGCGACGGCGTCTGGGACGGCATCGGCACGCTGTGCATCGGCATCCTGCTGATCGGCATCGCGATCGTCCTCGCCGCAGAGACGAAGTCCCTGCTGCTCGGTGAGGCCGCCGGCGCCGACCAGGTCGAAAAGATCAAGGCCGCGGTCGTCGACGGCGAAACCGTCACCCGCATCATCCACATGCGTACGCTCCACCTCGGCCCGGAAGAGCTGCTGGTCGCCGCCAAGATCGCGGTCGAGCACGACGACACCGCCGCCGAGGTCGCCAACGCCATCAATGCCGCCGAGTCCCGCATCCGCGAAGCCGTCCCGATCGCCCGGGTCATCTACCTGGAACCGGACATCTTCAACGAGGCGGCCGCCGCCACGGGCAGCAACCCGGCCAAGGCCCCGGACGCTCCCGAGACCCTCTGA